From Amycolatopsis sp. YIM 10, the proteins below share one genomic window:
- a CDS encoding glycoside hydrolase family 3 protein, translated as MRITELVRKLDLDTKTALLSGQDVWTLPAVPEIGLGSLVMSDGPVGVRGVHWTADDPAVTLPSPTALAATWDPALAERAGELLAQEARRKDVHVLLAPTVNLHRTPVGGRHFECYSEDPLLTGTIGAGFVRGVQSGGVACAVKHFVANDSETDRFTVDVRADERTLRELYLAPFEQIVAEARPWAVMAAYNSVNGALMTENSPLCNGILRSEWGFDGIVVSDWLAARHTTRGVNGGLDVAMPGPKTVFGERLARAVRAGEVEESTVDAMVARVLLLASRVGELDGFTPPTPPSPVDGTALAREVAHRSFVLLRNENSLLPLKKPRRIAVLGKAAAEARILGGGSATVFPPSVVSPLDGLRAAAPDGVEITHAVGADPRTRLRPALDGFLLEAVVRDEDQRELGRYPLGEGSVDWIGDLPRGLSASKIDTVAITGTFVPSVSGKHLLSFTGSGDLRFTVGDRVLFDGRHLPDGDDLVTAIMSTKEARFEVDFTAGDAVEVELVYRPPALPEEDEGFAWISFGLGHAAPGASQDELLDEAAALAAGADVAVVVVATTPEVETEGVDRTSLALPGRQDELVARVAAVNPNTVVVVNAGSPVEMPWTADVDAVLLTWFSGQAGGSALADVLFGHEEPGGRLPTTWPARMADSPVLRVRPENGALPYGEGVFIGYRAWERTGGTPAYWFGHGLGYTTWSYDSATVEPDGVRVRVTNSGDRPGREVVQAYLRSSDVDSPARRLAGFAVVTADPGDSAEVVIPLPERAFATWTSDGWRVRPGEYPVEIGHALDDIRQRTVTRR; from the coding sequence ATGCGGATCACCGAACTGGTGCGCAAGCTGGACCTGGACACCAAGACCGCGCTGCTGTCCGGGCAGGACGTGTGGACCCTGCCCGCGGTGCCCGAGATCGGGCTCGGCTCGCTGGTCATGTCGGACGGGCCGGTGGGCGTGCGCGGGGTGCACTGGACCGCCGACGACCCCGCGGTGACACTGCCCAGCCCGACCGCGCTCGCCGCCACCTGGGACCCGGCACTGGCCGAACGCGCCGGCGAACTGCTCGCGCAGGAGGCCAGGCGCAAGGACGTGCACGTACTGCTCGCGCCCACGGTCAACCTGCACCGGACGCCGGTGGGCGGCAGGCATTTCGAGTGCTACTCCGAGGATCCGCTGCTGACCGGCACGATCGGGGCGGGCTTCGTCCGCGGGGTCCAGTCGGGCGGGGTCGCGTGCGCGGTGAAGCACTTCGTGGCCAACGATTCGGAGACCGACCGCTTCACCGTGGACGTGCGCGCGGACGAGCGCACCCTGCGCGAGCTGTACCTGGCACCGTTCGAGCAGATCGTCGCCGAGGCGCGGCCGTGGGCGGTGATGGCCGCCTACAACAGTGTCAACGGCGCGCTGATGACCGAGAACAGCCCGCTGTGCAACGGAATCCTGCGGAGCGAATGGGGTTTCGACGGCATCGTTGTGTCGGACTGGCTGGCCGCCAGGCACACCACGCGCGGCGTGAACGGCGGGCTCGACGTGGCCATGCCGGGACCTAAGACGGTGTTCGGCGAGCGGCTGGCTCGGGCCGTGCGCGCGGGCGAGGTCGAGGAGTCCACAGTAGACGCCATGGTGGCCAGGGTGCTGCTGCTGGCGAGCCGGGTGGGCGAGCTCGACGGCTTCACGCCGCCGACGCCACCATCCCCAGTGGACGGAACAGCACTGGCGCGTGAGGTGGCGCACCGCTCGTTCGTGCTGCTGCGCAACGAGAACTCCTTGCTGCCGCTGAAGAAGCCGCGCCGGATCGCGGTGCTCGGCAAAGCCGCCGCCGAAGCCAGGATCCTCGGCGGCGGCAGCGCGACGGTGTTCCCGCCGTCCGTGGTTTCGCCGCTGGACGGCCTGCGCGCGGCCGCACCGGACGGCGTCGAGATCACCCACGCCGTGGGCGCGGACCCGCGCACCAGGCTCCGCCCCGCGCTCGACGGTTTCCTGCTGGAGGCGGTCGTCCGCGACGAGGACCAGCGCGAACTCGGGCGGTACCCGCTCGGCGAGGGCTCGGTCGACTGGATCGGCGACCTGCCGCGCGGGCTCAGCGCGAGCAAGATCGACACGGTGGCGATCACCGGCACGTTCGTGCCTTCGGTGTCCGGCAAGCACCTGCTGAGCTTCACCGGCAGCGGCGACCTGCGCTTCACCGTTGGCGACCGGGTCCTGTTCGACGGCCGTCACCTGCCCGACGGAGATGACCTGGTCACCGCGATCATGTCCACCAAGGAGGCCCGGTTCGAAGTGGACTTCACCGCGGGTGACGCGGTCGAGGTCGAACTGGTCTACCGACCGCCCGCCCTACCGGAAGAAGACGAGGGATTCGCCTGGATCTCCTTCGGGCTCGGGCATGCCGCACCGGGCGCGAGCCAGGACGAACTGCTCGACGAGGCCGCCGCGCTCGCCGCCGGCGCGGACGTCGCGGTGGTTGTCGTGGCGACCACACCCGAGGTGGAAACCGAGGGCGTGGACCGGACTTCGCTGGCGTTGCCGGGCAGGCAGGACGAACTGGTGGCGCGGGTCGCGGCGGTCAATCCGAACACGGTCGTGGTGGTGAACGCCGGTTCGCCGGTGGAGATGCCGTGGACCGCCGACGTCGACGCGGTGCTGCTCACCTGGTTTTCCGGGCAGGCGGGCGGGAGCGCGCTGGCGGACGTGCTGTTCGGCCACGAAGAGCCCGGTGGCAGGCTGCCGACCACCTGGCCCGCGCGGATGGCGGACAGCCCGGTGCTCCGGGTGCGCCCGGAGAACGGCGCTCTTCCTTACGGCGAAGGCGTTTTCATCGGTTACCGCGCGTGGGAACGCACCGGCGGCACCCCGGCCTACTGGTTCGGGCACGGGCTCGGGTACACCACGTGGTCCTACGATTCGGCGACCGTCGAGCCGGACGGCGTGCGGGTTCGCGTCACGAATTCGGGCGACCGGCCGGGACGCGAGGTCGTGCAGGCCTACCTTCGTTCGTCCGATGTGGATAGTCCGGCCCGCCGGCTGGCCGGGTTCGCCGTGGTGACAGCGGATCCCGGCGATTCGGCCGAGGTGGTCATCCCGCTGCCCGAGCGGGCCTTCGCCACCTGGACCTCGGACGGCTGGCGAGTCCGCCCCGGCGAGTACCCGGTGGAGATCGGGCACGCCCTCGACGACATCCGGCAGCGGACGGTCACTCGTCGCTAG
- a CDS encoding TetR/AcrR family transcriptional regulator: MTRAARRRDEIVRAAFDVIAERGYQRASLAAVAERVGLTQQGLMHYFPSKEHLLAAVLAARDEWDLLRMESRGDVSRLRMSHVAELVEYNQGRRAIAQAYTVLSADSVTEAHPAHDYFVRRYHVLRQQMALLLAHQSIELPAELPAERLAPLLVAVLDGLQLQWLLAPDEVDMSESFRDFLALLGATE; this comes from the coding sequence ATGACCAGGGCCGCCCGCCGCCGCGACGAGATCGTCCGCGCGGCGTTCGACGTGATCGCCGAACGCGGTTACCAGCGCGCTTCGCTGGCCGCGGTGGCCGAGCGGGTCGGCCTGACCCAGCAGGGGCTGATGCACTACTTCCCCAGCAAGGAGCACCTGCTCGCGGCCGTGCTGGCGGCGCGGGACGAATGGGACCTGCTGCGGATGGAGAGCCGGGGCGACGTGTCCCGGCTGCGGATGTCGCACGTGGCCGAGCTGGTCGAGTACAACCAGGGCCGCCGCGCCATCGCCCAGGCCTACACCGTGTTGTCCGCGGATTCGGTCACCGAGGCACATCCCGCCCACGACTACTTCGTGCGCCGCTACCACGTGCTGCGGCAGCAGATGGCGCTGCTGCTGGCGCACCAGAGCATCGAGCTGCCCGCGGAACTGCCCGCCGAGCGGCTCGCCCCGCTGCTGGTCGCGGTGCTCGACGGGCTGCAGCTGCAGTGGCTGCTCGCGCCGGACGAAGTGGACATGTCGGAAAGCTTTCGCGACTTCCTCGCCCTACTGGGCGCGACGGAGTGA
- a CDS encoding cation diffusion facilitator family transporter produces the protein MAASGGTKAILAALFANAGIATAKFVGFLITGSSSMLAESVHSVADTSNQGLLLLGQKTSQRKATKEHPFGYGRDRYFYSFIVALMLFTLGAAFALYEGIHKLQAPEELSSPLVAVGILVVAIALETYSFYTAIVESKKIKGDATWWGFIRQSRTPELPVVLLEDAGALFGLVLALLGVGLSTITGDPVFDALGTICIGVLLGIIAIILIIEMKSLLIGEGATETELRTIEDELAAGKVERVIHIRTQYIGPDELLVAAKLAMRPGLETAEVAQAIDDAEHRVRAKVPAARLIYLEPDLDRNLAERH, from the coding sequence GTGGCAGCAAGCGGCGGGACGAAGGCGATTCTGGCGGCGTTGTTCGCCAACGCCGGGATCGCGACGGCGAAGTTCGTCGGGTTCCTGATCACCGGTTCGTCGTCGATGCTGGCCGAGTCGGTGCACTCGGTCGCCGACACCTCGAACCAGGGCCTGCTGCTGCTCGGGCAGAAGACCTCCCAGCGCAAGGCCACCAAGGAGCACCCGTTCGGCTACGGCCGCGACCGGTACTTCTACTCCTTCATCGTGGCGCTGATGCTGTTCACCCTCGGTGCGGCGTTCGCGCTGTACGAGGGCATCCACAAGTTGCAGGCGCCGGAGGAGCTCAGCTCGCCGCTGGTCGCGGTGGGCATCCTGGTGGTGGCCATCGCGCTGGAGACCTACAGCTTCTACACCGCGATCGTCGAGTCCAAGAAGATCAAGGGCGACGCCACCTGGTGGGGCTTCATCCGCCAGTCCCGCACCCCGGAGCTGCCGGTGGTGCTGCTCGAGGACGCGGGCGCGCTGTTCGGCCTGGTGCTCGCGCTGCTCGGCGTCGGGTTGTCCACCATCACCGGCGATCCGGTCTTCGACGCGCTCGGCACCATCTGCATCGGTGTGCTGCTCGGCATCATCGCGATCATCCTGATCATCGAGATGAAGAGCCTGCTGATCGGCGAGGGCGCCACCGAGACCGAGCTGCGCACCATCGAGGACGAGCTGGCCGCGGGCAAGGTCGAGCGGGTCATCCACATCCGCACCCAGTACATCGGCCCGGACGAGCTGCTGGTCGCCGCGAAGCTCGCGATGCGCCCCGGCCTGGAGACCGCCGAGGTCGCGCAGGCCATCGACGACGCGGAGCACCGGGTGCGCGCGAAGGTGCCCGCGGCGCGGCTGATCTATCTCGAGCCGGATCTCGACCGGAACCTCGCCGAACGGCACTGA
- a CDS encoding APC family permease has translation MPGTGLWRTKSVEQSIADTDDPDTKLRRNLSAWDLTVFGVAVVIGAGIFTLTARTAGDLAGPSVSVAFVLAAIACALAALCYAEFASTVPVAGSAYTFSYATFGEFMAWIIGWDLVLELAVGAAAVSKGWSVYLETVLGYIFGEGTRTTFDIGGMTVDWGALILVLALATVLTLGTKLSSRVSMVITGIKVAVVLFVVVLGFFYIKGSNYTPFVPPSQPAGESGSGVEQSLFSALLGGEGSSFGAFGLLAGASLVFFAFIGFDIVATTAEETKNPQKSVPRGIFGSLGIVTVLYVAVSLVIVGMVNYTELSTGTKADGSPDRKTLASAFSANGVDWAANIISIGALAGLTTVVMVLMLGQIRVIYAMSRDGLMPRPLAKTGSRGTPKNATMVVGLLVAVAATFFPADKLEEMVNVGTLFAFILVSAGVIVLRRTRPDLPRAFRVPWVPVIPIAAIIACLWLMLNLTVLTWLRFLAWMALGVVVYFVYSRRHSLLGKQIKENGGATPSPLPVDGADPKK, from the coding sequence TTGCCCGGCACGGGTTTGTGGCGCACGAAGTCGGTGGAGCAGTCCATCGCGGACACCGACGATCCGGATACGAAGCTGCGGAGAAATCTCAGCGCCTGGGACCTCACGGTCTTCGGCGTGGCGGTGGTGATCGGCGCGGGGATCTTCACGCTCACCGCGCGCACGGCGGGTGACCTCGCCGGTCCTTCGGTTTCGGTGGCCTTCGTGCTCGCCGCGATCGCGTGTGCGCTGGCCGCGCTTTGTTACGCGGAATTCGCGTCGACCGTGCCGGTGGCCGGGAGCGCGTACACCTTCTCCTACGCCACCTTCGGCGAGTTCATGGCCTGGATCATCGGCTGGGACCTGGTGCTGGAGCTGGCCGTCGGCGCCGCCGCGGTGTCCAAGGGCTGGTCGGTCTACCTGGAAACGGTGCTGGGCTACATCTTCGGTGAAGGCACCAGGACCACCTTCGACATCGGCGGCATGACCGTCGACTGGGGCGCGCTGATCCTGGTGCTCGCCCTGGCCACCGTGCTGACGCTGGGCACGAAGCTGTCCTCGCGGGTGTCCATGGTGATCACCGGCATCAAGGTCGCCGTGGTGCTCTTTGTGGTGGTGCTCGGCTTCTTCTACATCAAGGGCTCGAACTACACGCCGTTCGTCCCGCCGTCCCAGCCGGCCGGCGAGAGCGGCAGCGGGGTCGAGCAGTCGTTGTTCTCCGCGCTGCTCGGCGGTGAGGGCAGCAGCTTCGGCGCGTTCGGCCTGCTGGCCGGTGCCTCGCTGGTGTTCTTCGCGTTCATCGGTTTCGACATCGTGGCCACCACCGCGGAGGAGACGAAGAACCCGCAGAAGTCGGTGCCGCGCGGCATCTTCGGCTCGCTGGGCATCGTGACCGTGCTGTACGTGGCGGTCTCGCTGGTGATCGTCGGCATGGTCAACTACACCGAGCTGTCCACCGGGACCAAGGCGGACGGCAGCCCCGACCGCAAGACGCTGGCGTCGGCGTTCTCCGCGAACGGGGTCGACTGGGCGGCGAACATCATCTCGATCGGCGCGCTCGCCGGGCTGACCACCGTGGTGATGGTGCTGATGCTGGGCCAGATCCGGGTCATCTACGCGATGTCCCGCGACGGCCTGATGCCGCGCCCGCTGGCCAAGACCGGCAGCCGCGGCACGCCGAAGAACGCGACCATGGTGGTCGGCCTGCTGGTCGCGGTGGCGGCCACTTTCTTCCCGGCGGACAAGCTGGAGGAGATGGTGAACGTGGGCACGCTGTTCGCCTTCATCCTGGTTTCGGCCGGTGTGATCGTGCTGCGCAGGACCCGGCCGGACCTGCCGCGCGCGTTCCGCGTGCCGTGGGTCCCGGTGATCCCGATCGCGGCGATCATCGCCTGCCTGTGGCTGATGCTGAACCTGACCGTGCTGACCTGGCTGCGGTTCCTGGCCTGGATGGCGCTCGGCGTGGTGGTGTACTTCGTCTACAGCCGCCGTCATTCGTTGCTGGGTAAGCAGATCAAGGAAAACGGCGGAGCGACGCCGTCGCCGTTGCCGGTGGATGGGGCGGATCCGAAGAAGTAG
- the ahcY gene encoding adenosylhomocysteinase produces the protein MSSESVAARLQTRNGIDFAVADLGLAEFGRKEIRLAEHEMPGLMALRREYAEVYPLRGARVSGSLHMTVQTAVLIETLVALGAEVRWASCNIFSTQDHAAAAVVVGPHGTPEEPKGVPCFAWKGETLEEYWWCTEKMLTWDGEGPNMILDDGGDATMLVHKGSEFEKAGVVPSPDDNDPDEWKVFLGLLKESLAADTGKWTKIGEGILGVTEETTTGVLRLYQLAAAGELLFPAINVNDAVTKSKFDNRYGIRHSLIDGINRGTDVLIGGKVAVVCGYGDVGKGAAESLAGQGARVIVTEIDPICALQAAMDGYQVKTLDSVLPEADIVITTTGNKDVVMAEHMAKMKHQAIVGNIGHFDNELDMAGLARYPGIVRNNIKPQVDEWVFPSGRSIIVLSEGRLLNLGNATGHPSFVMSNSFSNQVIAQIELFTKHEEYDNEVFRLPKKLDEKVAKIHLEALGGELTKLTKEQAEYIDVDVEGPYKPDHYRY, from the coding sequence ATGTCGTCCGAAAGCGTTGCCGCGCGGCTGCAGACCCGCAACGGGATCGACTTCGCCGTGGCCGATCTCGGCCTGGCCGAATTCGGCCGCAAGGAGATCCGCCTGGCCGAACACGAAATGCCCGGTCTGATGGCGCTCCGGCGTGAATACGCGGAGGTCTACCCGCTGCGCGGCGCCAGGGTGTCGGGTTCGCTGCACATGACCGTGCAGACGGCGGTGCTGATCGAGACGCTGGTCGCGCTCGGCGCCGAGGTGCGGTGGGCTTCGTGCAACATCTTCTCCACCCAGGACCACGCGGCCGCCGCGGTGGTGGTCGGCCCGCACGGCACCCCCGAGGAGCCGAAGGGCGTGCCGTGCTTCGCCTGGAAGGGCGAGACGCTCGAGGAGTACTGGTGGTGCACCGAAAAGATGCTCACCTGGGACGGCGAGGGCCCGAACATGATCCTCGACGACGGTGGCGACGCGACCATGTTGGTGCACAAGGGATCCGAGTTCGAGAAGGCCGGTGTGGTGCCCTCGCCGGACGACAACGATCCCGACGAGTGGAAGGTTTTCCTCGGTCTGCTCAAGGAATCCCTGGCCGCCGACACCGGCAAGTGGACCAAGATCGGTGAGGGAATCCTCGGTGTCACCGAGGAGACCACCACCGGCGTGCTGCGGCTCTACCAGCTCGCCGCCGCCGGTGAGCTGCTGTTCCCGGCGATCAACGTCAACGACGCGGTGACCAAGTCGAAGTTCGACAACCGCTACGGCATCCGCCACTCGCTCATCGACGGCATCAACCGCGGCACCGACGTGCTGATCGGCGGCAAGGTCGCGGTCGTCTGCGGCTACGGCGACGTGGGCAAGGGCGCCGCGGAATCCCTGGCCGGCCAGGGCGCGCGGGTGATCGTCACCGAGATCGACCCGATCTGCGCGCTGCAGGCGGCGATGGACGGCTACCAGGTCAAGACGCTGGACTCGGTGCTGCCCGAGGCGGACATCGTGATCACCACCACCGGCAACAAGGACGTGGTGATGGCCGAGCACATGGCGAAGATGAAGCACCAGGCCATCGTCGGCAACATCGGCCACTTCGACAACGAGCTGGACATGGCCGGCCTCGCCCGTTACCCGGGCATCGTGCGCAACAACATCAAGCCGCAGGTCGACGAGTGGGTGTTCCCGTCGGGCCGGTCGATCATCGTGCTGAGCGAGGGCCGCCTGCTGAACCTCGGCAACGCCACCGGGCACCCGTCCTTCGTGATGTCGAACAGCTTCTCCAACCAGGTGATCGCGCAGATCGAGCTGTTCACCAAGCACGAGGAGTACGACAACGAGGTCTTCCGGCTGCCGAAGAAGCTCGACGAGAAGGTGGCGAAGATCCACCTCGAAGCGCTCGGCGGCGAGCTGACCAAGCTCACCAAGGAGCAGGCGGAGTACATCGACGTGGACGTCGAGGGCCCGTACAAGCCGGACCACTACCGCTACTGA
- a CDS encoding dTMP kinase, with protein MGRLVVIEGLDGAGKRTLTEGLTKALHNAGATVGTLAFPRYGVSVHADLVREALHRGHGDLADSVYGMGLLYALDRAGAADEIRALLDRHDVVLLDRYVSSNAAYAAARLHQDSDGEVVKWVRELEIGRFGLPVPDAQILLRVPREVAAERAERRAREEADRARDAFESDDGLQFRCGEVYDQLAAASWLSPWFVLDGANTVDTTALAARIRA; from the coding sequence GTGGGCAGGCTTGTGGTGATCGAGGGGCTCGACGGCGCCGGGAAACGGACGCTGACCGAGGGCCTGACGAAGGCGTTGCACAATGCCGGCGCGACCGTCGGCACGCTGGCGTTCCCGCGGTACGGCGTGAGCGTGCACGCCGATCTGGTGCGCGAGGCGCTGCACCGCGGTCACGGCGACCTCGCCGATTCCGTGTACGGCATGGGCCTGCTCTACGCGCTCGACCGGGCGGGCGCGGCGGACGAGATCCGCGCGCTGCTCGACCGGCACGACGTGGTCCTGCTCGACCGCTACGTCTCGTCCAACGCGGCCTACGCGGCCGCGCGTCTGCACCAGGACAGCGATGGTGAAGTCGTGAAATGGGTGCGGGAACTGGAGATCGGCCGCTTCGGCTTGCCGGTGCCCGACGCGCAGATCCTGCTCCGCGTGCCGCGTGAGGTCGCCGCCGAGCGGGCGGAGCGGCGGGCGCGGGAGGAAGCCGATCGCGCCAGGGACGCCTTCGAATCCGACGACGGCCTGCAGTTCCGCTGCGGTGAGGTGTACGACCAGCTGGCCGCGGCGAGCTGGCTTTCACCCTGGTTCGTGCTCGACGGCGCGAACACCGTGGACACCACCGCGCTGGCCGCGCGGATCCGCGCCTGA
- a CDS encoding IclR family transcriptional regulator, which produces MRNSDQRKGAPSQVQSVDRAISVLELLARNGETGITEIAGELGVHKSTASRLVSVLEARGLVEQLGERGKYVIGFGIVRLAGAATGRMDLARLGRETCQSLAESLGETVNIAVADEGGAINISQARGSAAITTQNWTGQRTPLHATSSGKVLLAYMSDTERRRILRRRLEQFTPRTTTDAAELGTELERVVEDGYAACFEELELGMHAVAVPIHGAHGEVVAAMSASGPAYRLSRQRVRQLVRPMTEAAAELSEQLGYFRE; this is translated from the coding sequence ATGCGGAACTCCGATCAGCGCAAGGGAGCCCCGAGCCAGGTCCAGTCCGTCGACCGTGCGATCAGCGTGCTGGAGCTGCTGGCGCGCAACGGGGAAACCGGGATCACCGAGATCGCGGGCGAGCTGGGGGTGCACAAGTCCACCGCGTCACGGCTGGTCAGCGTGCTGGAGGCACGCGGACTGGTCGAGCAGCTCGGCGAACGCGGCAAGTACGTGATCGGCTTCGGCATCGTGCGGCTGGCCGGGGCCGCCACCGGCCGGATGGACCTGGCCAGGCTCGGCCGGGAGACCTGCCAGTCGCTGGCCGAGTCGCTCGGCGAAACGGTCAACATCGCGGTGGCCGACGAGGGCGGCGCGATCAACATCAGCCAGGCCCGCGGTTCGGCCGCGATCACCACCCAGAACTGGACCGGTCAGCGCACCCCGCTGCACGCCACCTCCAGCGGGAAGGTGCTGCTCGCGTACATGTCCGACACCGAGCGGCGCCGGATCCTGCGCCGCCGGCTGGAGCAGTTCACCCCGCGCACCACCACCGACGCCGCCGAGCTGGGCACCGAGCTGGAACGGGTGGTCGAGGACGGGTACGCGGCCTGCTTCGAGGAACTGGAACTGGGCATGCACGCGGTGGCCGTGCCCATTCACGGCGCACACGGCGAGGTGGTCGCCGCGATGAGCGCCTCCGGCCCGGCCTACCGGCTCTCCCGCCAGCGCGTGCGCCAGCTGGTCCGCCCGATGACCGAAGCCGCCGCCGAACTTTCCGAGCAGCTGGGCTATTTCCGGGAGTAA
- the mtrA gene encoding MtrAB system response regulator MtrA, which produces MKARVLVVDDDPALAEMLTIVLRGEGFDTAVVADGSRALPALRELKPDLVLLDLMLPGMNGIDVCKAIRAESGVPIVMLTAKSDTVDIVLGLESGADDYVVKPFKPKELVARVRARMRRTESEPAESLAIGDLTIDVPGHEVTREGKAIPLTPLEFDLLVALARKPRQVFTREVLLEQVWGYRHAADTRLVNVHVQRLRSKVEKDPEHPEVVLTVRGVGYKAGPP; this is translated from the coding sequence ATGAAGGCACGTGTCTTGGTGGTCGACGACGACCCTGCGCTCGCGGAGATGCTCACCATCGTGCTGCGTGGGGAGGGCTTCGACACCGCTGTTGTCGCGGACGGTTCGCGTGCGCTGCCCGCGCTGCGCGAGCTCAAGCCGGACCTCGTCCTGCTCGACCTGATGCTGCCGGGGATGAACGGCATCGACGTCTGCAAGGCCATCCGCGCCGAGTCCGGCGTGCCGATCGTGATGCTGACCGCGAAGAGCGACACGGTGGACATCGTGCTCGGCCTGGAGTCCGGTGCGGACGACTACGTGGTCAAGCCGTTCAAGCCGAAGGAGCTGGTGGCGCGGGTGCGGGCCCGCATGCGCCGCACCGAGTCCGAGCCCGCCGAGTCGCTGGCCATCGGCGACCTGACCATCGACGTGCCCGGCCACGAGGTGACCAGGGAGGGCAAGGCCATTCCGCTCACCCCGCTGGAGTTCGACCTGCTGGTCGCGCTGGCGCGCAAGCCGCGTCAGGTGTTCACCCGCGAGGTGCTGCTCGAGCAGGTGTGGGGTTACCGCCACGCCGCCGACACCCGGCTGGTCAACGTGCACGTCCAGCGGCTGCGCTCGAAGGTGGAGAAGGACCCGGAGCACCCCGAGGTGGTGTTGACGGTGCGTGGCGTCGGGTACAAGGCGGGCCCGCCGTGA
- the mtrB gene encoding MtrAB system histidine kinase MtrB: MSRLAAFGRGTAAAGRRVSAFLRRRSIDFGELWRQSLQFRVTISTLALSSAVVFVLGMVLQNQITDRLIETKKVAAIAQTRAILDSAESELSGIDAATDDLKPRLDNVLRKLTSVPAGQDPTSASAGAFEPVLASADPSKSSETIVFSGPFDKVTPRLKQFVEGEQFSEQIHTAGPENARTTYLMIGAPITGAPRPLQLYLLFPLTAEQNTVSTVQNTLLVGGLVLLFLLVLITNLVTRQVVHPVRRAAAAAERFADGDLDQRLGVLGEDDLAKLAESYNEMAASIQRQIRQLEEFGQLQRRFTSDVSHELRTPLTTVRMAADVLHASREQFPPGLARSTELLVDELDRFEALLGDLLEISRLDAGVEELSAELIDARPIVLRVVEQVRVIAGEADSLLDVELPDTPVEAELDARRVERILRNLLANAVDHSEGQPVRVRLATNEHALAITVQDFGVGLRTGEAGLVFNRFWRADPSRNRRTGGTGLGLAISLEDAKLHGGELEAWGEPDRGACFRLTLPLRQGEEWERSPLDLPPDEPPGGFIGIEPDEPAGEVSVTPDLVAAEREEVR, translated from the coding sequence ATGAGCAGGCTCGCCGCCTTCGGCCGGGGTACCGCGGCCGCCGGCAGGCGGGTCTCCGCCTTCCTCCGCCGCCGGTCCATCGACTTCGGCGAGCTGTGGCGGCAGTCCCTGCAGTTCCGGGTCACCATCTCCACCCTGGCGCTCTCGTCGGCGGTGGTTTTTGTGCTGGGCATGGTCCTGCAGAACCAGATCACCGACCGGCTGATCGAGACCAAGAAGGTCGCCGCGATCGCCCAGACCAGGGCCATCCTGGACAGCGCGGAGAGCGAACTGTCCGGCATCGACGCGGCCACCGACGACCTCAAGCCGCGCCTGGACAACGTGCTCCGCAAGCTCACCAGCGTGCCGGCCGGGCAGGACCCGACCAGCGCCAGCGCCGGCGCCTTCGAACCGGTGCTGGCCAGCGCGGACCCGAGCAAGTCCAGCGAGACGATCGTGTTCTCCGGCCCGTTCGACAAGGTCACCCCGCGGCTGAAGCAGTTCGTCGAGGGCGAGCAGTTCTCCGAGCAGATCCACACCGCGGGTCCGGAGAACGCCCGCACCACGTACCTGATGATCGGCGCCCCGATCACCGGCGCGCCGCGCCCGCTGCAGCTGTACCTGCTGTTCCCGCTGACCGCCGAGCAGAACACCGTCTCGACCGTGCAGAACACGCTGCTGGTCGGCGGCCTGGTGCTGCTGTTCCTGCTGGTGCTGATCACCAACCTGGTCACCCGCCAGGTGGTGCACCCGGTGCGCCGGGCCGCGGCGGCCGCGGAGCGGTTCGCCGACGGTGATCTGGACCAGCGGCTCGGCGTGCTCGGCGAGGACGACCTGGCCAAGCTCGCCGAGTCGTACAACGAGATGGCCGCGAGCATCCAGCGGCAGATCCGGCAGCTGGAGGAGTTCGGCCAGCTGCAGCGCCGGTTCACCTCGGACGTCTCGCACGAGCTGCGCACCCCGCTGACCACCGTGCGCATGGCCGCCGACGTGCTGCACGCCTCCCGCGAGCAGTTCCCGCCGGGGCTGGCGCGGTCCACCGAGCTGCTGGTCGACGAGCTGGACCGGTTCGAGGCGCTGCTCGGCGACCTGCTGGAGATCAGCAGGCTGGACGCCGGGGTGGAGGAGCTGTCCGCCGAGCTGATCGACGCGCGGCCGATCGTGCTGCGGGTGGTCGAGCAGGTCAGGGTGATCGCCGGTGAGGCGGACAGCCTGCTCGACGTGGAGTTGCCGGACACCCCGGTCGAGGCCGAGCTGGACGCCCGCCGGGTGGAGCGCATCCTGCGGAACCTGCTGGCCAACGCGGTCGACCACAGTGAGGGCCAGCCGGTCAGGGTGCGGCTGGCCACCAACGAGCACGCGCTGGCGATCACCGTGCAGGACTTCGGCGTCGGCCTGCGGACCGGCGAGGCGGGACTGGTGTTCAACCGGTTCTGGCGGGCCGATCCCTCGCGCAACCGCCGCACCGGCGGCACCGGCCTCGGCCTGGCGATCAGCCTGGAGGACGCGAAGCTGCACGGCGGCGAGCTGGAGGCGTGGGGCGAGCCGGACCGCGGTGCCTGCTTCCGGCTGACGCTGCCGCTGCGCCAGGGCGAGGAGTGGGAGCGCAGCCCGCTGGACCTGCCGCCGGACGAGCCGCCGGGCGGGTTCATCGGGATCGAGCCGGACGAACCGGCCGGTGAGGTTTCGGTGACCCCGGACCTGGTCGCCGCCGAACGCGAGGAGGTCAGGTGA